The Microbacterium luteum genome includes a region encoding these proteins:
- the secD gene encoding protein translocase subunit SecD — protein sequence MATPTPVRHAWRALIGLLAITGVLFGINALGVYVFQQSSWAPELALDLQGGTQIVLEAQTEDGVAPSDEQMQQAVTIIRQRVDASGVGEADVTTEGGTNIVVQIPGEADEQTRERIEASAQLQLRAVLFAGSAPNTYVGEDGNATPYPTPDPTLEATPSIEPTDGSDTNWITPALQAEFLAYDCADPANDPANAPADEPLITCDAGNTIKYILGPVELDGSSIDDATSGLEQTTNRWAVNLDFDDEGTQIFGEISQRLYGATSPLDQFAFVLDGYVLTAPQMNSIILGGNPSITGDFTQESAQVLADQLKYGALPLSFEVVSSDTISATLGTQQLQAGLIAGLIGLGLVAVYSLIVYRTLGFVIIASLGVMAVLTYIMLAILAWRMGFRLSLAGVAGLIVAIGFTADSFIVYFERIRDELRDGKTITSAVEDGWSRAKRTIYISKSINILAAVVLYVLADATVKGFAFTLGLTTAIDILIFILFTHPVMQLLARTRFFGSGHPLSGMDPAALGAVYRGRAQFREPVAASGRGGSAKRAGRSRHEAERRQTIAERKRAELAAADAPAAKTSKEGDD from the coding sequence GTGGCGACACCCACCCCCGTCCGGCACGCCTGGCGCGCACTCATCGGACTGCTGGCGATCACCGGCGTCCTCTTCGGCATCAACGCGCTGGGGGTGTACGTCTTCCAGCAGAGCTCGTGGGCACCGGAACTGGCGCTCGACCTGCAGGGCGGCACGCAGATCGTCCTCGAAGCCCAGACCGAGGACGGCGTGGCTCCGTCCGACGAGCAGATGCAGCAGGCGGTCACCATCATCCGCCAACGCGTCGATGCGTCGGGCGTCGGTGAGGCCGACGTCACCACCGAGGGCGGCACGAACATCGTCGTCCAGATTCCCGGCGAAGCCGACGAGCAGACGCGTGAGCGCATCGAGGCCTCGGCGCAGCTTCAGCTGCGCGCGGTGCTGTTCGCAGGCTCGGCGCCCAACACCTACGTCGGCGAGGACGGCAACGCGACCCCCTATCCGACGCCGGACCCGACCCTCGAGGCGACGCCGAGCATCGAGCCCACCGACGGCAGCGACACCAACTGGATCACACCGGCGCTGCAGGCGGAGTTCCTCGCGTACGACTGCGCCGACCCCGCCAACGATCCGGCGAACGCCCCCGCCGATGAGCCCCTGATCACCTGCGACGCGGGCAACACGATCAAGTACATCCTGGGACCGGTGGAACTCGACGGCTCGTCGATCGACGACGCGACCTCCGGCCTGGAGCAGACCACCAACCGCTGGGCCGTGAATCTCGACTTCGATGACGAGGGCACGCAGATCTTCGGCGAGATCAGCCAACGTCTGTACGGGGCGACGTCGCCGCTGGATCAGTTCGCCTTCGTACTCGACGGTTACGTGCTCACCGCCCCGCAGATGAACTCCATCATCCTGGGCGGCAATCCGAGCATCACCGGTGATTTCACGCAGGAGAGCGCCCAGGTGCTCGCCGATCAGCTGAAGTACGGCGCGCTGCCGCTGAGCTTCGAGGTCGTCAGCTCCGACACGATCTCCGCCACCCTCGGGACGCAGCAGCTCCAAGCCGGTCTCATCGCGGGACTCATCGGTCTCGGGCTCGTGGCCGTCTATTCGCTGATCGTCTACCGAACGCTCGGCTTCGTCATCATCGCGAGCCTCGGCGTCATGGCGGTGCTCACCTACATCATGCTCGCCATCCTCGCGTGGCGTATGGGTTTCCGGCTGTCGCTGGCCGGTGTCGCCGGTCTGATCGTCGCGATCGGATTCACCGCCGACTCGTTCATCGTGTACTTCGAGCGCATCCGCGACGAGCTCCGCGACGGCAAAACGATCACCTCGGCCGTGGAAGACGGGTGGTCACGGGCCAAGCGGACGATCTACATCTCCAAGTCGATCAACATCCTGGCGGCGGTCGTCCTGTACGTCCTGGCGGATGCCACCGTGAAGGGGTTCGCCTTCACCCTCGGACTCACGACCGCGATCGACATCCTCATCTTCATCCTGTTCACCCACCCGGTGATGCAGCTGCTCGCCCGCACGAGGTTCTTCGGCTCGGGGCATCCGCTCTCCGGCATGGACCCCGCAGCGCTCGGCGCGGTCTACCGCGGTCGTGCGCAGTTCCGGGAGCCCGTGGCGGCCAGCGGTCGGGGCGGCTCGGCCAAGCGCGCCGGGCGCTCCCGCCACGAGGCCGAACGGCGACAGACGATCGCCGAACGCAAGCGCGCTGAACTGGCGGCCGCAGACGCCCCGGCTGCGAAGACGTCGAAGGAGGGAGACGACTGA
- the secF gene encoding protein translocase subunit SecF produces the protein MRSMSQLGNDLYTGKTSFPFVGRRRLWFIIAALLVIGSALVPLFRPIQFSIEFTGGSQFTVSSLSAPDQALAGDAVQTVVPDATVKVTTVGDSAVRVQTDQMTDTETREVATALATAYDVPESEVTTSFIGPSWGQDVTRQSLWGLAIFLALTFLILALYFRTWKMSAAAILGLVDVLVITIGIYSLAGFEISPAAVIGFLTILAYSLYDTTVVFDKIRENTREDGEISGRTFGESVNLAVNQTLVRSINTTVVAILPVGAILFIGPWLGAETLSDISLSIFVGIIVAAYSTLFVAAPLYSLFRENEPGMKARDEKVRESRERAGVPADA, from the coding sequence ATGCGCTCCATGAGTCAGCTCGGAAACGACCTCTACACCGGCAAGACCTCCTTCCCGTTCGTCGGGCGTCGCCGGCTGTGGTTCATCATCGCGGCCCTTCTCGTCATCGGTTCCGCGCTCGTACCGCTGTTCCGCCCCATCCAGTTCTCGATCGAGTTCACGGGCGGATCGCAGTTCACGGTGTCGAGCCTGTCCGCGCCCGACCAGGCGTTGGCAGGAGACGCCGTGCAGACGGTGGTTCCGGATGCGACGGTGAAGGTCACGACCGTGGGCGACAGCGCCGTGCGTGTGCAGACCGACCAGATGACGGACACCGAGACACGCGAGGTGGCCACCGCACTCGCAACGGCCTACGACGTTCCGGAGTCGGAGGTGACGACCTCGTTCATCGGGCCGAGCTGGGGTCAGGACGTCACGCGTCAGTCGCTCTGGGGGCTCGCGATCTTCCTCGCCCTGACCTTCCTCATCCTCGCGCTGTACTTCCGCACCTGGAAGATGTCGGCGGCCGCGATCCTCGGCCTGGTCGACGTGCTCGTCATCACGATCGGCATCTACTCCCTCGCCGGGTTCGAGATCTCGCCGGCGGCGGTGATCGGATTCCTCACGATCCTCGCGTACTCGCTCTACGACACGACGGTCGTCTTCGACAAGATCCGTGAGAACACCCGCGAGGACGGGGAGATCTCCGGACGGACCTTCGGCGAGTCGGTGAACCTCGCGGTGAACCAGACGCTCGTGCGGTCGATCAACACCACGGTCGTGGCCATCCTCCCGGTCGGCGCCATCCTCTTCATCGGTCCGTGGCTCGGCGCCGAGACCTTGAGCGACATTTCGCTGTCGATCTTCGTCGGCATCATCGTCGCGGCGTATTCGACCCTCTTCGTCGCCGCGCCGCTGTACTCGCTGTTCCGCGAGAACGAACCGGGCATGAAGGCGCGAGACGAGAAGGTGCGGGAATCACGCGAGCGCGCGGGCGTTCCGGCCGACGCGTGA
- a CDS encoding RelA/SpoT family protein produces the protein MTEAAPPAQSTLRRLVPRIFSRAARRDDVETLIRTVRTHHPKSDLTVIERAYGVAEAAHEGQKRQSGEAYITHPLAVAQILAELGLGPKAIAAALLHDTVEDTAYGLEALNAEFGDEVSMLVDGVTKLDKVKYGESAQAETVRKMIVAMSKDIRVLVIKLADRLHNARTWGFVPSHKAAKKATETLEIYAPLAHRLGIQTIKSELEDLSFAVLHPKLYAEIDSLVKQRTPQREEYVQNVIDAVDSDLRDLRIRGRVMGRPKQLYSVYQKMVVRGREFDDIYDLIGIRVLVGSVRDCYAVLGAIHARWTPLPGRFKDYIATPKFNLYQSLHTTVIGPGGRTVEIQIRTHEMHQQAEYGVAAHWKYKEQMAGGKATGKSVDADMAWLAHISDWQAETADPGEFLDSLRFEIGAKEVYVFTPKGRVIGLPAGATTVDFAYAVHTEIGHRTMGAKVNGRLVPLETELTSGDVVEVFTSKNPDAGPSQDWLGFVKSTRARNKIRGWFTKERREEAIEQGKESIARAMRRQNLPLQRLMRQDSFSEVAQQLRYEDVSALYAAVGEGHVSTQSVIEKVTALVAAEETATGPIDIPIVGRSRQPRAGESGVLVRGAPDILVKLAKCCTPVPGDDIVGFITRGSGVSVHRADCTNVKALMKDPERLIDVEWGSTGKSVFLVQIQVEALDRSGLLSDITRMLSEHHVNILSASVSTSNDRLAISKFVFEMGDIVHLDRVLNAVRRVDAVYDVYRVTSS, from the coding sequence ATGACCGAGGCCGCTCCTCCTGCGCAGTCGACCCTCCGACGCCTCGTGCCCAGAATCTTCTCCCGGGCGGCGCGTCGCGACGACGTCGAGACGCTCATCCGAACGGTCCGCACGCATCATCCGAAGAGCGACCTGACCGTCATCGAGCGGGCCTACGGCGTCGCCGAAGCCGCTCACGAAGGCCAGAAGCGCCAGAGCGGCGAGGCCTACATCACCCATCCGCTCGCGGTCGCGCAGATCCTCGCCGAACTCGGGCTGGGCCCGAAGGCGATCGCGGCGGCGCTTCTGCACGACACCGTCGAGGACACCGCGTACGGCCTCGAGGCGCTCAACGCGGAGTTCGGCGACGAAGTCTCCATGCTCGTCGACGGAGTCACCAAGCTCGACAAGGTCAAGTACGGCGAGAGCGCTCAGGCCGAGACGGTGCGCAAGATGATCGTGGCGATGTCCAAGGACATCCGGGTGCTGGTGATCAAGCTCGCCGATCGCCTGCACAACGCTCGCACGTGGGGATTCGTGCCCTCGCACAAAGCGGCCAAGAAGGCCACCGAGACGCTCGAGATCTACGCTCCGCTGGCGCATCGCCTGGGTATCCAGACCATCAAGTCGGAGCTGGAGGATCTCTCCTTCGCCGTCCTCCACCCGAAGCTCTACGCCGAGATCGACAGCCTCGTCAAGCAGCGCACGCCGCAGCGTGAGGAGTACGTCCAGAACGTCATCGATGCGGTCGACTCCGATCTGCGCGACCTCCGCATCCGCGGGCGGGTCATGGGCCGACCGAAGCAGCTCTACTCCGTCTACCAGAAGATGGTCGTCCGCGGGCGGGAGTTCGACGACATCTACGATCTGATCGGCATCCGCGTGCTCGTCGGCAGTGTGCGCGACTGCTACGCCGTCCTCGGGGCGATCCACGCGCGGTGGACACCTCTCCCGGGCCGGTTCAAGGACTACATCGCGACGCCGAAGTTCAATCTGTATCAGTCGCTGCACACCACCGTCATCGGTCCCGGCGGACGAACCGTCGAGATCCAGATCCGCACGCACGAGATGCACCAGCAGGCGGAGTACGGTGTCGCCGCGCACTGGAAGTACAAGGAGCAGATGGCTGGCGGCAAGGCGACCGGCAAGTCGGTCGACGCCGACATGGCCTGGCTCGCGCACATCTCCGACTGGCAGGCGGAGACCGCCGACCCCGGTGAGTTCCTCGACTCGCTCCGGTTCGAGATCGGCGCGAAGGAGGTCTACGTCTTCACGCCGAAGGGACGCGTGATCGGACTCCCCGCCGGTGCGACGACGGTCGATTTCGCGTACGCGGTGCACACGGAGATCGGCCACCGCACGATGGGGGCGAAGGTCAACGGGCGCCTGGTTCCCCTGGAGACCGAATTGACCAGCGGCGACGTCGTGGAGGTGTTCACCTCCAAGAACCCCGACGCGGGCCCCAGTCAGGACTGGCTCGGCTTCGTCAAGAGCACCCGTGCTCGCAACAAGATCCGCGGATGGTTCACGAAGGAGCGCCGCGAAGAGGCGATCGAGCAGGGGAAGGAGTCGATCGCGCGGGCGATGCGCCGCCAGAACCTGCCGTTGCAGAGACTCATGCGCCAGGACTCCTTCTCGGAGGTGGCTCAACAGCTGCGCTACGAAGACGTTTCCGCGCTCTACGCCGCTGTCGGCGAGGGGCACGTGTCGACCCAATCGGTCATCGAGAAGGTGACGGCCCTCGTCGCCGCCGAGGAGACGGCGACCGGGCCCATCGACATCCCGATCGTGGGACGGTCGAGGCAGCCCCGTGCCGGCGAGTCCGGGGTGCTCGTGCGCGGCGCTCCCGACATCCTGGTCAAGCTCGCGAAGTGCTGCACACCGGTGCCGGGAGACGACATCGTCGGTTTCATCACCCGCGGAAGCGGCGTCTCGGTGCACCGCGCCGACTGCACGAACGTCAAGGCGCTCATGAAGGACCCGGAGCGCCTCATCGACGTGGAGTGGGGATCGACCGGCAAGAGCGTTTTCCTGGTGCAGATCCAGGTCGAGGCCCTCGACCGCTCCGGCCTGCTCAGCGACATCACCCGCATGCTCAGCGAGCATCACGTCAACATCCTGTCGGCTTCGGTCTCGACGTCGAATGATCGGCTGGCGATCAGCAAGTTCGTCTTCGAGATGGGCGACATCGTTCACCTGGATCGCGTACTGAACGCGGTGCGCCGCGTCGACGCCGTCTACGACGTCTACCGCGTCACCTCGTCGTGA